In Streptomyces sp. NBC_00878, a single window of DNA contains:
- a CDS encoding Rid family hydrolase — MKRRTKILTATALTGTLLTGGTALADARGWWPGPKTVRVMLPEGQTNPSIANGVALGGEVAVYQSSGLGPTALNPSAPAGTPESFTDPALTEGATGVTITEAQALVVLRNIKTNLEAAGLTPADVITMKAYLANPPGAEIADYAGWNRAYRQYFANIDLKSHEVVPVPMGTSPAKAPLLANNARPARVSTEVASLPVQGWLVEVEVTARYKKR; from the coding sequence ATGAAGCGGCGCACGAAGATCCTTACCGCCACGGCCCTGACCGGCACGCTCCTCACCGGCGGCACCGCGCTGGCCGACGCCCGGGGCTGGTGGCCCGGCCCGAAGACGGTACGCGTGATGCTGCCCGAGGGGCAGACCAACCCGTCCATCGCGAACGGCGTGGCGCTGGGCGGGGAGGTGGCCGTCTACCAGAGCAGCGGCCTCGGCCCGACCGCGCTGAACCCGAGCGCCCCGGCGGGCACTCCCGAGAGCTTCACCGACCCCGCTCTCACCGAGGGGGCCACGGGTGTCACGATCACCGAGGCCCAGGCCCTCGTCGTCCTGCGCAACATCAAGACCAACCTGGAGGCCGCGGGCCTGACCCCGGCCGACGTCATCACGATGAAGGCCTATCTGGCCAATCCGCCGGGCGCGGAGATCGCCGACTACGCGGGCTGGAACCGCGCGTACCGGCAGTACTTCGCCAACATCGACCTGAAGTCGCACGAGGTCGTACCGGTACCGATGGGCACCTCGCCCGCCAAGGCCCCGCTGCTCGCCAACAACGCCCGCCCGGCCCGGGTGTCGACGGAGGTCGCCTCGCTGCCCGTCCAGGGCTGGCTCGTCGAGGTCGAGGTGACCGCGAGGTACAAGAAGCGCTAG